atatatatatataatctaaataaaatcttagattttttttataCATTTATGCCGCCTCAACCATTACTTAATAGCATATTTCCATTTTGACCCTTTTACTTTctattgttttaaaattaaacttttacctcttattcaatttaatcattttcactaattactctaaattaagctaaatttacttaattaaaacctaattagacacaccactaggctcataaatatttttaataattattttcgaacttatttcactaagatggaggcccgataacacacttttcCGGTGCTCAcgaattttgggtcgttacatccAAAGTTTCtaaggttttcggcttttgaaagaaaaaaatgaagagGATGGAGTTGTTTTTCCTATTTGATTttgttataaatttatttattaattaaattactattatacccttTATTATTTCATTCAAATTTCATTAATTACTGTCCACTATGGAaagaaatggtttaattaccatcctaatcctttaatttacttttctatagctatttgataactttaactaatttcaattacttttctactttttatgatttagttctttttacttaattaactatccaaacgataaaatttcttaagcaaattttaatacgacactAATGACCatgtaatattaaataattaatatttataaattgacACGTTAGAGATATGGTCCCGAAACTATTGTTTTCGACATCACTGAAAAATGGTATGTTACTACACAGGTGTGTCGTAGGCCGTGTGAATATTGGAGTCAATCTTGTAAAAAAAATTGACACACACGGTCTGAGTGAAGTCACACGGCATGGCGACACGGTCTTGTGACCTACACGActgtgggagaagtgaacgaaaaCAACACAAGGCTATGTGATTATACACGGCTTGGCAACCTGGCCTTGtgtatcacacgggcgtgtcacagaCTGTGTGAATACTGGAGAAAATTTTCTAATAGGCCACATAGCCTTAGAGAGATACATAGCCTGACCACTCGTCCCTGTAgctcacatggcttggcacatggCAGTGACCACCCGCCTCTGTagctcacacggcctgacacatggctGTGCACCCTTTTTTAAAGTTAGAGTTTTTATTTTTGTTCCTTTCTACCCCAAACCCTACTCATTGTTTCCCCTTTCAATTCAtctactttattttttattttttatttcttttattttattttcctgatttatatgttttatattattttattatgcactTTATTGTTATGCTTTTCAACTGTTTTTCTATTTGTTCTGTTATCTCCTTgccttctttattttttttctattttcttattagtGTGCTTGGAACCATGTACTTAATTTAGGATCTCTTACATTTCCAAATTTCACTATTTTAGCAAAATCATTCAAATTCAAGACAATTTTAGTTCTCTTCCTCTCTTTTGATATTTTGTTTATATTGTTTATATATTaaaggcaatgtacatcttaagtatgggGAGGATTTTATATGTTTAAGCGATATATTTCCTGAATTGTTGTTTGTGTTTAAGTAACTTTCTCAAACctaacatttttttttaatttggagtttttattGATTCTATTTGGTATTAATTTGTGGATTTTTGTGCATTTTTCTATTTACACTTTAAAACATGAGAGTGTCAAGTATGAtaagttttttttcaaaaactattATTTTAGACTGTCTCCCTGAACTGAAGCATtatcttgaaattttaaattcataaatttaacatcaaaaccataattttttgtgagcttTTGAGCCTATAGATCATATATTTCTTTCGTgctcattttatttttggttgcGAGTATGTCACCTTGATTTGTTATTTTAAAACTTACTTCAGTTATACATGTTGAGACCACATTATCGATTATTTTCCTAATTTGTTCTTTGTCGTGTTTGTTAGttaattaaattgcttaaatttaGTTTTTTATTGATCACTAGAATtattcggttaaataatagaaagacaataattactagtacttttagttttcgtgggaacaatatctttACTTACTataactatactattaattgataggggtacttgccttagtcgaagttttagttagtttcgtGACACATTAGTTGCAAGCCTCATAGATGGCCTATACTCAAATATCAGTATTTTTTcattaggggtgagcaaaattcgattcaactcaaaaaaataaaaaagtttgaaTTTCGAATTATTCGAATCGAAATCAAGTTAATCgaatcaatttaaattttttcaaattttgaattccaatcgagttgaatttttgaattaaaataacttaattaattCGAAAAAACCAAATACCAAACTATTTTACTTCCCTTCCCAATCCCCCATCCCactcaaacctttttactttccCCCAAACCCTCAAATTTCTTTTCCTATTATTTTCTCTCCAAAACTTTTACTTCTAAAAAATTTTACTTTCCCCCAAACCCTCCAAACTTTTGTCTTTTTACTTTCTCTCCAAAACTTTTACTTGTCCAAACTCTAAATTTTCTTTTTCGAATTTttgtctactatttatattattaaattgaatttcatattttaaaaagAGAATAATACATAAAACAAAGACTATAATTCTACCTTCCAATAACCAAACCACAGCAAATTACCATCATCATCGACTGTATTCACTTCCCATCAGTTGAGTGAAGGCCTACACATTGCTAACAACTACATCCTTGAAATTTATTTCTATTTGCTCcaagtaaattattttattagcTTAGTCGATAAACAAGCATTTTCTAAAGAGAAAACTATGAAGAAAGAATGAAACAGGCTAATGAACCATGAATAGACTCCAGTAACTCAAGTTAATGTAATAGCTGGGTAAACTATATTGTATTTAGGGCTGAATAGATATATCCAACTTTGTTGAATGGATAGCCGCGAGAAATTACGGAAGAGACAAAACACGGATTGGTTTTGTCAGAAGCTGATCAGTATCCCACATTGGAAAGGGAAGACAAAGTCCAGTGGTATTTAAAATAGAATCAAGGCTTGAATGGGCACGACCTTACTTGAACAGGCTCTGTTTTTTAGGCTCGTACCTTTGTGTCCTAAAGTTCGAAGGAGACAGAATTCCGAGTCTGGTTGATGAACCACGACTGTGTGATCTGAGCGTGATTACTGGTCTGGTGATACCCATTCTGGTTCCACTTCGACCGCAGAGGATCGTTCTCGGCGTGTCTTGTGCGGATAGGAAGGTCGCGCAGTTGTCAGACAGACTAACTAGCCTTTTTGCTTTCTCCGTTTGGGGGATTATTCCTGCCATTTTTCAAGCTTCAGTAGAAATGTAAGCAAAATCCTCAAATAATGTTACGATTTAAATCTGCATAACTTAACATCAACTGTTCCTTCTCCCTTTTGTCTTTTGTTCTATCAAAGACCTTTTAAAGCTTTTATTTGAAACAATCAAGGATTAGCACTGGAAAAAGCTCTTAACTCCTTCCACATATTCTGAAAAACATTCTATCAATCTAATTTATTCATGTCTTCTATTTCTGTCCACCaatattttctaaatttaatttttcagaatttgaagttgggattttaaaaatagagtaaattgatagatttattagatgtttatttagcagtgaattttgaaattcttaaactatttttgaatttaacaaattcaatttttttatatttttaaatatatattatattaaattaaaatcaatttaTTCATAATATATGCATTTCACTTTTAGCatatatattatagatcaaaTCCAAATATATTTTTATTCGTTATATGTGTTTTATACTAACCTTAAAATTCACACCACatacaaataaaaatttatgGGTATAGGCATAGGTGAATGGTAATGGGAGCAATAGGGTGCCAAGATTTTGAAAATCTCTACTTGGGTTATGTAAACCTAATTtatgtttatatgttttataaattaaattaattacttttttcctttaattataagaaaatttattttagacttttatttaattttttaagttttttttatttttccattaatGTTAaggtaatttgataaaaaataaattttataactaaaaattaaaaaatttaaatagaaagttaaaataattttttaataaagtttaaaggccgaacatcatttcataaatatCATAGTTTTATCTATAACTTAGTTCTATGAATTCTTCCTTAAAAAGAATTTATGAATTGTATTGTGGAGGACAAAATAACACATTGGAAAGGAAATGTTAAAAGAGTAGTATTTAGGCCAAAGCGAAGCACTTATAGGCTCCTACATTTGTGTTCTTAAGTTCAAAGGAGACAGGATTTCAAGTCTGGTTGATGAACCACGAATTTGGTGCGGTTATGCCTTGCTGGTTCACCTACACAGAAGAGGATCGTTCTCAGCTTATCTTGTCTGGTTGGGATGGTCACACAGTTGTCGGACAGACTATtcctcttgttttttttttcattctttttagaATTTTCACGCTTATTATTACAAAATCTGATATTGTTACTTCCCTAATTTGCAGTGTCCTGTGGAGCAAAACTTGGGGGATTATTCCATTACAGCCTCTGAGATTGTAGAAGGGCAATCAGCTAAGCGCCCTGCAACCTAAACTCTTCATTCTCCCTTTGtagtttgttttattttatcttattgatTTGTactaaaaaaaaacttttattttcaaataaaaatattctaTGTATGCATCTACGTGTTCTGTTCATGTcataatttcttttcttttcttttttttaaattcagGACACAATATTTCCTTAAAGAAATTGGTCCGTGAGGCTTTGCAGCTTGCAAGATCTGTTTGTTGCTACTGAACACtcttgtttttgtttcttgtgaTATTTGTTAGTGGCTTCAAACAACTCTTGAAACAAATTGGTTTAATCTGCATTGCATTAAACAGAGTTAGTTGTCAGCGCTACCATgtgcttatttccctttttaataatATGGGTACGTCTTTATGTGCATCCATGAAACAAAACACAATGCATGTGGAGAGAAACGGCTCAATTTGTCTTATTTTTAGTTCATGTTGTTGTTATTTTAAGAAAGTGCTTGTCGTCAAGCATGGTCCATTGATCTTGGACTTGGAACACAAGAGTTTTGATAGAAGGAAAGAAACCATTTCCCAACTGCTGTAACCCTAAGCTCCATTTATTAATTATATTGTGTTGTGTCTGATTCTTTGATAATAACGACCCATCTCCACTTTCTGCATATAGCAGGGACTGAAGGGGTAAGAGAATGTCATGAAGCAAGTGCCTTTtcccttcaactttttcatccTCAGTTCCAAGATAACAGCAGCCAATTTGTTGCCTAGATTTGAACCAAGAAAATGTACAAGACATAAGTTTGTTTGTAAAATGATTCTGCTTTTGTTAGAGGATAACAGCTATGTTGCCTGTAAATATCTTTATATCTTTCATACATATTTAGTCAAACCAGTGGCGGATGTTGGTGTTAAATTGgggtttattaaaatttttaaaacttttagaTGGCTTAATaagaattttaaagaaaattgagggtttaactaaaaaatttcaaacaattgAGGGGCTTAATAAGAATTTTCCCAACAagatttaaaacaatatttagaaattacttgatttttcataaaattaattGTAACTTTTATaatatatgcaaataaaattaattataaattttataaattaaaaacctAACATTTaggatttttttaattaaatttaataaaacttAACAAATTTCCATATGAAAGCAACTTGACACAATAAGAAGTATGTGAATAAAGCTACATTTCTTTATTTGCAAGaaaaacaataataattttatcataatatattaataaaaattatttattattaaatataataaatttaaacttaaaaatataaataaaagatcACTTATTTAGTTAAaggattaataatataattttatacttatataacatcattttaccCCAACCAGCTTTAATATTCCATCCGGTAAACCAAATTGTGTAATAAGGAATAATTATTCCAACGAAACAACTAGCAAACCACGTGAGCCACAAAGAAACAGAGTTCAAATTGTCTAATGGAGGATACTAAACAGAGTTGTTGCACTGCTTTCATTCATTTTGCATCATCCATTTATGTACCTTCTTCATACGTATAAGAAAGAAAAGGGACGTGGATTTTGCGAGCTTTCATTATAAAAAGGTACTGCCATGAGGGAACTTCCTCATCTTCTTCATCTTGAGGATATTGCTTCAACCTTATTCTCTTCTCCATTTGTATCAAAATCCAGGTTTCTAAGTTAGAGAAAGAGACAATGGCCATCGAAGACAATTGCAATGTGCATGGAGATGTAACCATACCTCTATTGGAAGAAGGGAAGAATATAGGTGATGAAGAAAATGGATACACTGATGAAAAGACAAGCGGCAAACCTAGTCTATGGATGGTTTACCTCAGCACATTTGTTGCGGTCTGCGGTTCCTTTGCCTTTGGATCCTGTGTAAGCCTCCCTCACCGCTCTCTACACCGGAAAACTAGCTTTGCTTGTAATGTTAGTTGTAataaaatgttgaaatcattTTCAGGCAGGCTATTCCTCGCCGACTCAGACTGCCATCACGAAAGATCTTTCACTTAGTCTAGCAGAGGTATATATATGTATTGCAATCGCTAATAGAGGCAACTTAAAAACTGATTCATTTGATCTTTGAATCGGCAGTATTCAGTGTTTGGTTCTATACTGACTTTCGGTGCAATGATTGGTGCAATCACGAGTGGACTGATTGCTGATTTTATCGGTCGGAAAGGGGTAAGTTTTAGAAATTTTTTTGTTCTTTGGCATAGATTTTGTTGATGTGGTATCATGTTCATAGCTAAACATGTGCAGGCAATGAGAACAGCTACTGGCTTCTGTGTTGCAGGGTGGCTTGCTATTTTCTTTGCTAAGGTTGTACTTTCTGAAACTGCTTCACCCCCTGAATTTATCATTTGCTTAAGCTACGAATTAACCAATTATGCAGAAATACATTGATTACCTTTTTTCCGATTTCTCCGGTTAAAACAAAAAAGGGGGCTTTGTCTTTGGACATTGGAAGATTGGCAACAGGATATGGAATGGGAGTCTTTTCATATGTTGTGAGTTTCTGAAGCTCATCTACATTTCCCTCCTAAACCATTCTTCATTAAATGACCATGATTACTTTCTTGACAAGGTCCCCGTGTTTATAGCCGAAATCGCACCAAAGAATCTTCGAGGAGCGCTAACAACTGCAAACCAGGTAACATTATCTTAATACATCTTATCCATTGTCTGAATGTCCAATACAAATGGATGACAAAGATTGTCTGATTATTTCTTATTTCTATAGCTTATGATCTGCTGTGCCGTGTCGGTTGCATTCATAATAGGGACGGTTCTAACTTGGAGGACGTTAGCACTAACTGGTAAAACTGCTTTATCCATCTATTCGAACTACAGTGATACCAAACATTCTTCGGGAAAACCATGCGTGCGTGTTGGTAATGCTAGATGACACAAGTCGAACTCATACGTGGTGTTATTTCAGGACTCATTCCTTGTGCAATTCTGCTATTTGGACTATTTTTCATTCCAGAGTCTCCTAGGTGGCTGGTATGATAAGCACTGAAAAGAGGATGAAAATCCCATTTTTACCTTGAATTATAGTGAGTTAGTGACATTAAACGGCAATGCAGGCAAAGATAGGACATGAAAAAGAATTTGAAGCTGCACTACAAGATCTTCGTGGAAAGGGTGCTGATATATCGGAGGAGGCAGCCGAGATTCGGGTTCTTAATCTGAACTCTTATCATCTTAACTAACATTAAAAAAGAGTTGGAGCAATTATAGTGAAAATGTTTAAGAAAACAAACTTTATTTTCTCGCTTGACAGGACTACATAGAGACTCTCGAACGGCTCCCGAAAGCCAAGATGCTCGATTTGTTTCAACGAAGATACTTACGATCAGTCATTGTAACAATACCAACTTTAAACATTAGCCATCACAGGTTTTCAAAATTGTGTCTTAATcaatgtgttatttcattgctgTTTTATCAGATAGGAGTTGGTTTAATGGTGTTTCAACAATTCGGGGGAATCAATGGAATCTGCTTTTATCTGAGCAATATTTTCGAGTCAGCAGGTAATAAAATTATAGCTCTCAGTGCATCAAATAAAAGAGTCTTCTATCATCTAACATCGTAATTCAAATGTCTCAGGTGTTTCTCCGAGTATAGCGACGATAACATACGCTATTATTCAGGTTTCATCTCCACCTTTTCCTTGACATACAAATAATTTTTCCAACAAATTGATGTAACAAACAATCATATTTATCCAGGTTCCAATTACAGCACTTAACACAACTGTGATTGATAAAGCTGGTAGAAAGCCTCTATTACTGGTAAGCAAATATTTAGAACATTTCATAGTAACTCAAGTCCTTAAATTGCTGAGCCAAATCCTTTTCATGGATCAAAATTCATTACAGGTTTCTTCAACAGGATTGGTCCTTGCCTGTATACTATCTGGGACTTCATTCTATCTTAaggttaaaattttaactatCTTCTAAACTATAATTTCCCC
Above is a genomic segment from Gossypium arboreum isolate Shixiya-1 chromosome 8, ASM2569848v2, whole genome shotgun sequence containing:
- the LOC108453246 gene encoding sugar transporter ERD6-like 7, giving the protein MAIEDNCNVHGDVTIPLLEEGKNIGDEENGYTDEKTSGKPSLWMVYLSTFVAVCGSFAFGSCAGYSSPTQTAITKDLSLSLAEYSVFGSILTFGAMIGAITSGLIADFIGRKGAMRTATGFCVAGWLAIFFAKGALSLDIGRLATGYGMGVFSYVVPVFIAEIAPKNLRGALTTANQLMICCAVSVAFIIGTVLTWRTLALTGLIPCAILLFGLFFIPESPRWLAKIGHEKEFEAALQDLRGKGADISEEAAEIRDYIETLERLPKAKMLDLFQRRYLRSVIIGVGLMVFQQFGGINGICFYLSNIFESAGVSPSIATITYAIIQVPITALNTTVIDKAGRKPLLLVSSTGLVLACILSGTSFYLKDHNLAPSSVPILAVTGILMYIGSFSAGMGAVPWVVMSEIFPINIKGIAGSLATLVNWFGAWAVSYTFNFLMSWSSYGTFIIYAAINAVAIVFVITVVPETKGRTLEQIQAAINA